A genomic segment from Pedobacter sp. MC2016-14 encodes:
- a CDS encoding ATP-grasp domain-containing protein: MSESKVAVLYQKSPPPVKYGILKPMKPGGYSDSGADIAFSLKSKNICIITPVEHPLVNNDYDWVFPDDVEGIESAMAKGANTFWLNTVLYEGHPIQSYIGKVEIVGQRPGDTDKYDDKLFANNLLRKNNLPVPDSLMVDADNKYNYRLEFSFPVVVKPIRGRGSQGVSMANNQPALDKILQEMFDADLYGTAVYIEPYLKGQEVTLTVMPPGSYLIDERMVIKDKHWSLPTVKRFNHENGIAPYNGVVAIVNNSAVLEECEENSVAILLVSDECAQAGSIIDGKAPIRIDCRADDQGKYFLFDLNMKPNMTGASRPHRMDQDSLTALAARAIGWDFGSLLTNMLAQKWS; the protein is encoded by the coding sequence ATGAGTGAATCGAAGGTTGCAGTATTATATCAAAAAAGTCCGCCCCCTGTCAAGTATGGAATCTTGAAACCTATGAAACCGGGAGGGTATTCTGATAGCGGTGCAGATATTGCATTTTCTTTGAAAAGCAAAAATATCTGCATAATTACACCAGTAGAACATCCCTTAGTTAATAATGATTACGACTGGGTGTTCCCTGACGATGTTGAAGGAATTGAATCCGCTATGGCAAAAGGGGCGAACACATTCTGGCTGAACACCGTACTTTATGAAGGGCATCCTATCCAGAGTTACATCGGAAAGGTGGAAATAGTAGGACAGCGGCCAGGTGACACAGATAAATATGACGATAAGCTATTTGCTAATAACCTGCTTAGAAAAAACAATCTGCCCGTGCCGGATTCCTTAATGGTCGATGCTGATAATAAATACAACTACAGATTGGAATTTTCATTTCCGGTAGTAGTCAAACCAATCAGGGGTCGTGGAAGTCAGGGCGTATCAATGGCCAATAATCAGCCGGCTTTGGATAAAATTTTACAGGAAATGTTTGATGCAGATCTTTATGGAACTGCGGTATACATTGAGCCATACCTAAAAGGTCAGGAAGTAACTTTAACTGTTATGCCTCCAGGATCATACCTCATTGATGAACGGATGGTAATCAAAGACAAGCACTGGAGCCTTCCTACCGTAAAACGGTTTAATCATGAAAATGGCATTGCGCCTTATAATGGAGTAGTCGCTATCGTCAACAACAGTGCAGTTTTGGAGGAATGCGAGGAAAATTCAGTAGCGATTCTATTAGTCAGTGATGAATGTGCACAAGCGGGTTCAATTATAGACGGCAAAGCGCCGATCAGGATCGACTGCAGAGCCGATGATCAGGGCAAATACTTTTTATTTGACCTGAATATGAAACCTAACATGACTGGCGCCAGTCGCCCCCATAGAATGGATCAAGATAGTTTAACTGCATTAGCAGCAAGAGCAATAGGATGGGACTTTGGCTCACTATTAACCAATATGCTGGCGCAGAAATGGTCATAA
- a CDS encoding DUF4832 domain-containing protein — protein MKRTHHRFVVKTVLVVSLCCPIFISASKYNVVHNKGNDQVNYTSLKPKYNSKTVLRNPLNGWVMYASRSADESYWDTEYFVPQLNKKVKALDYASACYIRTSWSSLNPKDGMYAWNDPGSRIAKLIKGAEKRGLPIAFRIVVDGRDQGQNTPQFVFKAGAKYYLENTEHPDRQTPYPQDLVFKKYYTKFIEALAKEFNDPVRTAFIDAYGLGKWGEAHHVVYQDPKIATSEDTEKLKEEVFDWVTDLYSRTFTKVPLVINYHRLVGHSESWAAANPNSDRLLVKAIEKGYSLRHDAFGMTGYYQGWEKDFARKWNFKRPIIMEGGWITSRTHRYWTDPSGKYKEGHAEDVRQGEYEASAEAHVNMMDFRSGDTDSWFEKAFSLVQGFVSEGGYRLYPDQINLPDHIKSNASAKITHRWKNMGWGYFPNNIPQWNYKYKVAFALLDAENKVKRIFVDKESEPSNWLKDKPLTYDLKTTVDLPVGKYSWAVAIVDTTKENRPAIKLALDAEVTAGGWNRLNDLQVQ, from the coding sequence ATGAAGAGAACTCACCACAGATTTGTAGTCAAAACTGTCTTGGTTGTATCGCTTTGCTGCCCAATATTTATAAGTGCTTCAAAATATAATGTTGTCCATAATAAAGGAAATGATCAGGTAAATTACACCTCCTTAAAACCAAAATACAACAGCAAAACCGTACTGCGTAATCCTTTAAATGGTTGGGTGATGTATGCTTCACGTAGCGCTGATGAATCTTATTGGGATACGGAGTATTTTGTACCACAATTAAACAAGAAAGTAAAGGCCCTGGATTATGCTTCTGCATGTTATATCCGTACGAGTTGGTCTTCATTGAATCCCAAAGATGGTATGTATGCATGGAATGATCCAGGTTCCCGGATTGCAAAGCTAATTAAGGGAGCGGAGAAGAGGGGATTACCCATAGCTTTCCGTATTGTGGTAGATGGACGGGACCAGGGTCAGAATACACCACAGTTTGTTTTTAAAGCTGGTGCTAAATATTATTTGGAAAATACGGAACATCCGGATAGGCAGACACCTTACCCTCAGGATCTGGTATTTAAAAAGTATTACACAAAATTTATAGAGGCGCTGGCTAAAGAATTTAATGATCCAGTACGTACCGCTTTTATTGATGCCTATGGTTTAGGTAAATGGGGCGAAGCACACCATGTGGTTTACCAGGATCCGAAAATTGCCACTTCTGAAGATACAGAAAAACTAAAAGAAGAAGTATTTGATTGGGTAACGGATTTATATTCACGAACCTTTACTAAGGTGCCTTTAGTGATTAATTATCACCGTTTGGTAGGCCATTCTGAAAGTTGGGCTGCAGCTAATCCAAATAGCGATAGGCTCTTGGTTAAAGCAATTGAAAAAGGCTATAGCCTTAGACATGATGCTTTCGGGATGACAGGTTACTATCAGGGTTGGGAAAAAGACTTCGCCAGGAAATGGAACTTTAAGCGCCCCATAATTATGGAAGGGGGCTGGATTACATCCCGTACACATCGGTATTGGACAGACCCAAGTGGTAAGTACAAGGAGGGGCATGCCGAAGACGTCCGACAGGGAGAGTATGAGGCTTCAGCAGAGGCTCATGTAAATATGATGGATTTTCGTTCTGGAGATACTGATTCCTGGTTTGAAAAGGCTTTTTCATTGGTGCAGGGCTTTGTTTCTGAAGGTGGTTATCGTTTATATCCTGATCAAATTAACCTTCCCGACCATATCAAATCCAATGCCTCAGCAAAGATTACACATCGCTGGAAAAATATGGGTTGGGGATATTTTCCCAACAACATTCCGCAATGGAACTATAAATATAAAGTGGCTTTTGCATTACTGGATGCAGAAAATAAGGTTAAAAGAATTTTTGTAGATAAGGAAAGTGAGCCATCAAATTGGCTGAAAGATAAACCCTTGACTTATGATTTGAAAACTACTGTTGATTTACCCGTAGGTAAATATTCCTGGGCAGTAGCCATTGTTGACACCACAAAAGAAAACCGGCCAGCTATTAAATTAGCCCTTGATGCTGAAGTTACGGCGGGTGGATGGAATAGGCTTAATGACCTGCAGGTTCAATAG
- a CDS encoding glycoside hydrolase family 97 protein, translated as MKYIFSTFLIFTLTINALGQKKYELKSPDGKLIVTISLNDKISYSLIHHGDTILKPSSLAMVIDDGITWGKGSKLNSTKATNFHQKINAHFYKRNEIDDHYNELVFSFQENFNLIFRSYNEGIAYRFVSTGNKPIVVKNEEAVFSFPKDFNAYVPYVKGKFKDIESQYFNSFENEYTYTSLSKISADKLAFSPLVVSVDNGKKVCLAEADLEGYPGMYLRNSNGSTSLQSNFAAYPMATQQGGHNELQQLVSSRQPYLAKSKAGAKFPWRIVIVSTEDKQLADNDMVYKLAAPSRLKDISWIKPGKVAWEWWNHWGISNVDFEAGVNTATYQAYIDFASKNGIEYVILDEGWAVNKKANLFQVVPEIDLKKLIDYAKAKSVGIILWAGYYAFERDLEKVCKHYSEMGVKGFKIDFMDRDDQQMVDFHYRAAQIAAKYRLMLDFHGTYKPTGINRTYPNVINFEAVHGLEQMKWTGPELDQVTYDVTMPFIRMVAGPIDYTQGAMRNATKRAHRGINDQPMSQGTRCRQLAQYVIFESPLNMMCDSPTNYEKEQECTDFISAIPTVWDQTVALDGEIGKYVAIARRKAEVWYVGATTDWDARKLEFDFSFLGEGNYVAELYKDGVNANRIATDYKKETVAIPANRKMSLMMAQGGGLAMKIYKK; from the coding sequence ATGAAATATATCTTTAGTACATTTTTAATCTTTACCCTTACCATCAATGCGTTGGGGCAAAAAAAGTATGAGTTAAAGTCTCCTGATGGAAAGTTGATTGTAACTATTTCTTTGAATGACAAAATTAGCTACTCGCTCATACATCATGGAGATACCATATTGAAACCCTCATCGCTTGCGATGGTAATAGATGATGGAATAACCTGGGGCAAAGGCTCTAAACTTAACAGTACAAAAGCTACCAATTTCCATCAAAAAATTAACGCGCATTTTTATAAAAGAAATGAAATTGATGACCATTATAATGAGCTTGTATTTAGCTTCCAGGAGAATTTTAACTTGATTTTCAGATCTTATAATGAAGGGATTGCTTATCGCTTTGTATCCACTGGAAATAAGCCGATTGTGGTAAAAAATGAAGAAGCTGTATTCAGTTTTCCAAAGGATTTTAATGCTTATGTTCCATACGTAAAAGGAAAATTTAAAGATATTGAAAGCCAGTATTTCAACTCTTTTGAAAATGAATACACGTATACCTCCCTTAGTAAAATTAGTGCCGATAAGCTTGCTTTCTCGCCGTTGGTAGTGAGTGTAGACAATGGAAAAAAAGTTTGTTTAGCGGAGGCCGATCTGGAGGGGTATCCTGGCATGTATTTAAGAAATAGCAATGGCTCTACTTCGCTTCAATCTAATTTTGCAGCTTATCCTATGGCTACTCAGCAAGGTGGACACAATGAATTGCAACAATTGGTATCTTCACGTCAGCCTTATCTGGCTAAAAGCAAAGCCGGAGCGAAATTTCCCTGGCGAATTGTGATTGTCTCTACAGAAGACAAGCAATTGGCCGATAATGATATGGTTTATAAACTGGCCGCTCCTTCAAGATTAAAGGATATTTCCTGGATTAAACCTGGAAAAGTGGCTTGGGAATGGTGGAACCATTGGGGAATTTCGAATGTTGATTTTGAGGCAGGTGTAAATACAGCGACTTATCAGGCTTATATTGATTTTGCATCGAAAAATGGGATTGAGTATGTAATTCTGGATGAGGGCTGGGCTGTAAATAAAAAAGCCAACTTGTTCCAGGTAGTGCCTGAAATAGATTTGAAGAAGCTGATTGATTATGCGAAAGCAAAAAGTGTAGGCATTATTTTATGGGCAGGCTATTATGCTTTTGAACGGGACCTGGAAAAGGTGTGCAAGCACTACTCGGAAATGGGGGTGAAGGGTTTTAAGATTGATTTCATGGATCGGGACGATCAACAAATGGTAGATTTCCATTACCGGGCGGCCCAGATAGCAGCAAAGTACAGGCTCATGCTTGACTTTCATGGAACCTATAAACCAACAGGTATTAACCGGACGTACCCAAATGTGATCAATTTTGAGGCTGTTCATGGATTGGAACAGATGAAATGGACCGGTCCGGAGCTGGATCAGGTTACGTATGACGTAACCATGCCTTTTATCCGTATGGTAGCTGGCCCAATCGATTATACGCAAGGAGCGATGCGCAATGCCACTAAAAGAGCCCATCGCGGCATCAATGATCAGCCAATGAGCCAGGGAACACGCTGTCGCCAATTGGCCCAATATGTAATTTTTGAATCGCCATTAAATATGATGTGTGATAGTCCTACCAATTACGAGAAGGAGCAGGAGTGTACCGATTTTATTAGTGCTATTCCGACGGTATGGGACCAAACAGTTGCTTTAGATGGCGAAATAGGAAAATATGTAGCCATTGCCCGGAGAAAAGCAGAGGTGTGGTATGTAGGCGCCACAACGGATTGGGATGCCCGCAAATTAGAATTCGACTTTTCTTTTCTTGGCGAAGGAAATTATGTAGCCGAATTGTACAAAGATGGCGTAAATGCGAACCGCATAGCCACAGATTATAAAAAAGAAACGGTTGCCATTCCTGCCAATCGTAAAATGAGTCTTATGATGGCTCAAGGGGGTGGATTAGCAATGAAAATTTACAAGAAATAA
- a CDS encoding alpha-galactosidase, whose protein sequence is MLKLRRVDGIGLMTCRFNRNFLQREMKRIFLMLFVLSVFCSAYGQGRYYSRLEKDTLVIGNKWIERKFYWNNGNVITYSLTDKNAKQQWFNRSKNPDFQFTKDTATSKGSYAVKEIKGTSIQPEYLAIEVISMCGTLAIKKVYRIYEDSPVIACDIYLKGSTNLPVVAKQANAADRKNIEFAEDMKSQQMTAILDQIKLDGFHWQTKIVEFFDVTDWNNNLLQERNIIPYRKTSYRGNLLVAHNSEINRGFFFLKEAPTSSVQLAYQGDDFTTDFSHFAVTGLGLTAKDIKTDVWAKAYSSVIGVYSGTELQQLMALRSYQKNIRKLLPERDEMVMMNTWGDRSQDAKVNEKFTLLEVEKAAQLGLSHFQIDDGWQIGKSPNSAVAKGSFKNIWDNPSYWKPDPAKYPRGLHPVVKRAKELGIEICLWFNPSVQNDYADWEKDVQALVDLHKAYGIRTYKIDGLAIPTKQSEINLRRLFDGVLLKTNNKVVFNLDATAGRRAGYYTFNEYGNIFLENRYTDWQNYYPYWTLRNLWQLSRYVPAEKLQIEFLNKWRNTDKYGSDLFAPNNYSFDYLFATTMAGQPLAWMEGTGLPIEAFKIKDLIEAYRKIQHDFHLGTILPIGDEPSGRSWTGFQSLKDNKGYFIFYREHTAESVGSIKTWLPAGTKLICTPVLGNGKLMNTEVSRAGTIQVTLPRINDFVMYRYEIMK, encoded by the coding sequence ATGCTGAAGTTACGGCGGGTGGATGGAATAGGCTTAATGACCTGCAGGTTCAATAGAAATTTTTTGCAAAGGGAGATGAAAAGGATATTTTTAATGCTGTTTGTTTTAAGTGTTTTTTGCTCAGCTTATGGGCAAGGCCGCTATTACAGTCGTTTGGAAAAAGACACTTTGGTTATAGGGAACAAATGGATAGAGCGAAAATTTTACTGGAATAATGGGAATGTAATAACTTACAGCCTAACGGATAAAAATGCCAAACAACAATGGTTTAATAGATCCAAAAATCCAGATTTTCAGTTCACAAAAGACACTGCCACATCAAAAGGATCATATGCTGTAAAAGAAATCAAAGGAACATCTATTCAGCCGGAATACCTGGCTATAGAGGTGATTTCAATGTGCGGCACCTTAGCAATTAAAAAAGTATATCGGATTTATGAAGACAGTCCGGTGATAGCCTGTGACATTTACTTAAAAGGAAGTACAAATCTACCGGTAGTTGCTAAACAGGCCAATGCGGCCGACAGAAAAAATATTGAGTTTGCGGAAGATATGAAGTCGCAGCAGATGACGGCAATATTAGATCAGATCAAATTAGATGGTTTTCATTGGCAAACCAAAATTGTTGAGTTTTTTGATGTAACGGATTGGAACAATAACCTGTTACAGGAAAGAAATATTATTCCATACCGCAAAACCTCTTACAGAGGGAATTTACTGGTGGCTCATAATAGCGAAATTAATAGAGGTTTTTTCTTTTTGAAGGAAGCGCCAACATCTAGTGTACAGTTGGCTTATCAGGGTGATGATTTTACAACCGATTTTAGCCATTTTGCGGTTACCGGATTGGGCTTAACTGCAAAGGACATCAAAACAGACGTCTGGGCCAAAGCTTACAGCAGCGTAATTGGTGTATATAGTGGTACTGAACTTCAGCAATTAATGGCGTTGCGTAGCTATCAGAAGAATATCAGGAAGTTGTTGCCAGAACGTGATGAAATGGTAATGATGAATACCTGGGGGGATCGAAGTCAGGATGCGAAGGTAAATGAGAAATTTACTTTGTTGGAAGTAGAAAAGGCTGCTCAACTAGGACTGTCACATTTTCAAATAGATGACGGTTGGCAAATAGGTAAAAGTCCGAATTCTGCTGTGGCAAAAGGTTCTTTCAAAAATATCTGGGATAATCCATCATACTGGAAACCAGATCCGGCTAAATATCCTAGGGGTTTGCATCCGGTAGTAAAAAGGGCCAAAGAACTGGGAATAGAAATCTGCCTTTGGTTTAATCCAAGCGTACAGAACGATTATGCGGATTGGGAAAAAGATGTACAAGCATTGGTGGATCTGCACAAAGCGTACGGTATCCGAACTTATAAGATTGATGGTTTGGCTATTCCAACCAAACAATCAGAAATTAATCTCCGCAGGTTGTTTGATGGCGTGTTGCTAAAGACCAATAATAAGGTGGTGTTTAACCTGGACGCAACCGCTGGCAGAAGAGCAGGATATTATACTTTTAACGAGTATGGGAATATTTTTCTAGAGAATCGTTATACGGACTGGCAGAATTATTATCCGTATTGGACTTTGCGAAATTTATGGCAGTTGTCCAGGTATGTTCCTGCGGAGAAGTTGCAGATCGAGTTTCTAAATAAATGGCGAAACACAGATAAATATGGCAGTGACTTATTTGCGCCAAACAACTACTCTTTTGACTATCTTTTTGCGACTACTATGGCCGGGCAGCCGCTGGCATGGATGGAAGGTACAGGATTGCCCATTGAAGCATTTAAAATTAAGGATTTGATTGAAGCTTATCGGAAGATTCAGCACGATTTCCATCTGGGAACAATTTTGCCTATTGGAGATGAGCCTTCTGGTAGATCCTGGACGGGTTTTCAATCTTTAAAGGATAACAAAGGTTACTTCATTTTTTACAGAGAGCATACAGCGGAATCTGTTGGATCAATAAAAACATGGTTGCCTGCGGGAACTAAACTGATATGTACGCCAGTATTAGGAAACGGAAAATTAATGAATACCGAAGTAAGTAGAGCAGGTACGATACAAGTAACACTACCACGCATCAATGACTTTGTAATGTACCGTTACGAAATCATGAAATGA
- a CDS encoding glycoside hydrolase family 2 protein: MKLKTFCLVLSLSFSLIFADANAQHTMTNVYGRNVQSLNGKWDAIIDLYDQGRKNKIFLNKKPEGKTDFYEYAFENGYLLNVPSDWNSQMPELKYYEGTIWYARRFDVTKERGKRLFLYFGAVSYRCRIYLNGKEIAEHEGGFTPFQLDITNTVKDKDNFLAVEVNNTRRVDAIPAMAFDWWNYGGITRDVFLLSTPETYIDDYFIQLDKYKTDKINASVKLSEKKANAVVTIEIPELQLKQTLKTDGNGEVKTSFATKKLKRWSTTSPTLYKVRVSSENDQVEEQIGFRNIWVKGEKVYLNDKAIFMKSISFHEEIPQRKGRAFSEADAVVLLTEAKALGCNMIRLAHYPQNEYIVRMAEKMGFLLWEEIPIWQGIDFKNEVTREKAGKMMREMVLRDKNRCALAFWGVANETQPSEPRNSFLKYLIETCKTIDTTRLITAACDLVRFDNKRQVFTMDDPFMKELDVVAVNKYMGWYHPWPVTPDKAIWEVARGKPLIVSEFGGEALYGKTGDADLVSSWSEDYQATLYRDNLEMFKHIPNLSGTSPWVLFDFRSPFRFHPTNQEDWNRKGLVSDQGYRKKAWYLMKEYYDSKH; the protein is encoded by the coding sequence ATGAAGCTGAAAACATTTTGTTTGGTATTGTCCCTTTCTTTTAGCCTGATCTTTGCTGATGCCAATGCACAGCATACAATGACGAATGTATACGGGCGAAATGTGCAATCGCTTAATGGAAAATGGGATGCGATCATCGATTTATACGATCAGGGCAGGAAAAATAAAATCTTCCTGAATAAAAAGCCGGAAGGTAAAACCGATTTTTATGAATACGCTTTTGAAAATGGATACCTCTTAAATGTCCCTTCGGATTGGAATAGCCAAATGCCTGAACTTAAATACTATGAAGGTACAATTTGGTATGCCCGTCGTTTTGATGTGACTAAAGAAAGAGGCAAGCGTTTGTTCTTGTATTTCGGGGCGGTGAGTTACCGTTGCCGTATTTACCTGAACGGAAAGGAAATTGCTGAGCACGAAGGCGGTTTTACGCCGTTTCAGCTGGATATAACCAATACAGTAAAAGATAAAGATAACTTTTTAGCAGTTGAGGTGAACAACACACGCAGGGTAGATGCAATTCCGGCAATGGCATTTGACTGGTGGAATTATGGAGGCATTACGCGTGACGTTTTTTTGCTGAGTACACCGGAGACCTATATCGATGATTATTTTATTCAGTTGGATAAATATAAAACAGATAAGATTAATGCCAGCGTGAAACTTTCGGAAAAGAAAGCCAATGCTGTGGTAACCATCGAAATTCCTGAACTCCAATTAAAGCAAACACTTAAAACAGATGGCAATGGAGAAGTGAAAACCTCATTTGCCACCAAAAAGCTGAAACGCTGGTCAACAACTTCGCCAACTTTATATAAGGTGAGGGTATCAAGCGAAAACGATCAGGTTGAAGAGCAAATTGGCTTCCGGAACATTTGGGTGAAAGGAGAAAAAGTTTACCTGAATGACAAAGCAATTTTTATGAAGTCTATCTCATTTCATGAAGAAATACCACAAAGAAAAGGGAGGGCCTTCTCAGAAGCAGATGCAGTAGTTTTATTAACGGAAGCCAAAGCTTTGGGCTGTAACATGATCCGTTTAGCACATTATCCTCAGAACGAATATATTGTAAGGATGGCCGAAAAAATGGGCTTTTTGTTATGGGAAGAAATCCCCATTTGGCAGGGTATAGATTTCAAAAACGAGGTTACCAGAGAAAAAGCAGGTAAAATGATGCGGGAAATGGTTCTGCGCGATAAAAACCGTTGTGCTTTAGCTTTTTGGGGTGTAGCGAACGAAACTCAGCCCTCTGAGCCTCGAAACTCATTTTTAAAATATCTGATTGAAACCTGTAAAACGATAGACACCACACGATTAATCACAGCAGCTTGCGATTTGGTTCGTTTTGATAACAAGAGGCAGGTTTTTACAATGGATGATCCTTTTATGAAAGAACTGGATGTGGTAGCAGTGAACAAATACATGGGATGGTACCACCCATGGCCAGTTACACCAGATAAGGCCATCTGGGAGGTAGCCAGAGGTAAGCCTTTAATCGTTTCTGAGTTTGGCGGAGAAGCATTATATGGTAAAACAGGCGATGCTGATTTGGTGAGTTCATGGAGCGAAGATTATCAGGCCACTTTATACAGAGACAATCTGGAAATGTTTAAACATATCCCTAACCTGAGCGGGACTTCTCCCTGGGTACTATTTGATTTTCGTTCACCTTTCCGTTTTCATCCAACCAATCAGGAAGATTGGAACCGTAAGGGCTTGGTATCTGATCAGGGGTACAGAAAGAAAGCCTGGTATTTAATGAAGGAATATTACGATAGTAAGCATTAA